CCAGGCATAAATTGTATTTGTTTTACCAGCCACCAGGCCCCAGTTGATAGCGCCGATATTTTTTTCTTTTAGCATGGGCAGGATATTGCTGAAATAACTGTTTCGGGTACGCGCCATATATTCTGTGCAGATGAGAGGTTTGCCATGCGTCTTCAGTAATTCGATCACCCTTTTATGCCAGGGCGCATCTTCATAATCGTGATAAGTGATCACGTCTGAGTTTTCTATCTGTACCTGGTTGAGTTTTTCAAAATCCCATGCCCAAAGGCCTGCAGTGAGTGGCTGGTCTGGGTTTGCAGCCCTGGCCCATTTGAACACGTTCTCCAGCAATGGAAGCGAGCTGTCCAGTTTTCCCGAATTACCTGGCTCATTGTATACATCCCAGAGCACAATGCGGTGGTCCTTTCCAAAATGCGAGATGATATCCTTTACATAGGTTTCCAGTTCGGGAAAGAGCGTGCTGTCTTTATAATAAGGGTCTCCCGGATCCTGCATCCAACCGGAATTGTGTATACCGGTTTTCGGCGAAGGTTGTGTACCTGGTTTTGGATCTTTGTTCCAGCAATCATCGAATATTACAAAGATGGTTTTGATACCTTTTGAATCAGCGATATCGAGATAACTGGCCACCCTGTCTTTGAATCCCTGTTTGTCCTGGTTCCAGGCCATATGATGCAGGTATACCCGCATGGTATTGAAACCAATGGAGGCTGCCCATCCAAGTTCTTTCGCTATGGTAGCGGTATCAAAGGTTCCTTTTTGCCACATCTCCAATTGATTTATTGCGGTGCTGGGAATAAAGTTGGCGCCCACCATCCATTTTTGTTTGGCGTACCATTCGTTTGCCTGCGCCGCAGACCAGACATTTCTGACAGGGGATCCGGTTGTTTCTTTTTTTTCTACATTTTCCCGGCAGCCTGTGCTCCATAGGATGCCTGCTGTAATGGCGGCAATCGTGATGCTGTGTAAGATCTTCATTTCAGTGAGGATTTATCTTTGTTATTACTGGTTGCAGAAATAGATCATTGATCAATGACGATAATTTGTTTTTCCACTTGTTCACTTCCCTTGTTCACCTTTAAGAAATAATTTCCTTTAGGCAGTTTCCTGGTATCCACTTTTGCCGATGTACTTTCTCCCGGGCTTTTACCTTTTGCAACAAGAGCGCCATTGGTATTGTACAATGCGAAAGTGAATCCCTTATTGTCTGTTCCATAACCTGCAGACTTGCCTGCGTCCAGAACCGGTTCCATCACAATGTTGAGTTCGGTTTTAGCTGGATTGGGATATGTTTTTACCGTGTAAGTTGGAGCGCCTGCAACAGTTGCTGCTGAAGCGCTGATTGGTTCAAATTTCCACAATTGACAATCCAGTCCTTTCCATCGCCAATGCGTTACATCAGCGCCGGGAACATTGCTGCAGGCGCCGATATCCAGCACATAACTACTCACGCGGTTCATGATGCGATAATAACCACCTCCTACGGGTTCCAGTCTGTATTGCTGACAGGGATTTCCATTATTGTCCCACAAACCGAGCGGCGCGCCTTCATTGATATTGCATCCTGTTAGATCCAAAGCATAATGTGTTGGTTGCTGTGAAACGATGGTATAAAAGCCATCCAGGTAAGTAAGCTGCCAGCGCTGGCCGGGGCAGCTGGTTGGAGTCCAGGTACCGATATCTGCTGAACGGCTGGTGCTGCAATTAAAGATATCGAGTACCAGCGGTTGACCGGTTGCTGTGGTCATTTTGGAAACGATCCTGTAGGTGCCATTAGGGATAGTATTGGGAACGATGCAACCCATTCCTTCCGGATCATTGGGCCGCGCAGGCATTCCGGCCCAGGTGGGATACACAGGCATGATAAGGGCATTGGTAAAATACAATCTGTCTATGCACACTCTGCGTGTTGTATAATCACCATTTTGATAGCGGTGATACACGATGAAATATTCATCCTCATAATCATCTCCGCAACCAGGCCGGTGCATGATGGAGGCATGTCCATTCCCCGTGAAAGGACCCCAGTTCTGCAGTATTACACCGCGGTAGGTCCAGGGACCCATGGGAGAATTGGAGGTGGAGTACCTGACATTATAAGTTGAGTTGGCCCAGGAGCCGTTGGAATAGGATAGATAATAGGTGCTTCCGCGTTTCAGCATATGGGGAGCTTCCGTATAATACTGTGGCGTTGCAAGTGTTGGGCCGCCAATAAAGGAAGTCATATTGGAAGCGAGTTTGCGGATCACCATCTTGCTTTGTGCAGATCCTCCATAATAGATATATGCCTGCCCGTCGTTGTCAACAAATACGGCGGGATCGATGATATCTGTTATAAAAGGATCTGAACCGATCAATGGATATCCCAGATCTGTGAAAGGACCAATGGGGGAGGGACCCACTGCCACACCGATCTTGGCTTCGGCAGTATAATAAAAATAATATTGATTGTTGCGAAACACTACATGCGGCGCCCATCCATTTACATTTGCCCAACTGCATTGAGGGCCGAGATCAAATATCACACCTTCAAACACCCAGTTGGTAAGGTCTGTAGAAGAAAACGCTTTAAAGTAATTGCCGCCTGTAGGATAGATATAATATTTCCCATTGAAATACTGAATATCAGGATCGGCCTCATATCCCTGCAAGATGGGATTTCCACTTGCCTGTGCGTGCACTTTATCATGTACAGAAAAAAATATGCACAGTGAACAAATCAGCTGAAACAGCCGGGGAAAGAAAGGAAGCTTTCTCATAGTAAACAATTTAATGATTATTAGCAGTTGGTTAACTCGGTATTACTGCGAGTGGTAAGCTACCAGCCCCTCTATAGGACCTGTCAACACTTTATTTGTTTTCATTCCAAACTCAGCGGCCACTTCTTCCAATAACTCACTGAAAACAAAACCAACTGTTCCACTGCAATTGAATGAGTAGCTGGCATAATCCGGATATAAGGCTACAAGATTTCCAAAAAACTGCCTGAAGCCTGCTCGGATCGTATTCCTGGAATAGTCACAATCCAATTGCAGGAATTTGCAAAAGCCGGCACAGTAACGATTGGCTAACGGCTTTGTATATACGTTATTGAAGATCTCTTCACGGCTGATCCCATAACTGTTGTTGAAACGCTGGGCTACAGCTGCAGGCATGGTGCCACGTAAATAATCCTGGAGCACTTTTCTTCCGAGGGAGGAAGCACTTCCTTCATCTCCTAAAATAAATCCCAGAGAATCGATATGATGAACGATCTTTTCTCCATCATAGATGCAGGTATTGGAGCCTGTTCCAAGTATCGAAACAAATCCGGGTTGATCACCCAGCAATCCCCGGGCCGCTGCCAACAGATCCATAAAAACAAAAACCTCTGCATTGGGAAAAACGCCTGCAAGGGAACGGTTCATTATTGCGATCCTGTCTTCCTCACATCCGGCGCCATAGAAAAATAATTGTCTGATACCGGCAGGGTCGATCCTTTCCGGCAATGAACTGCTCAATGATTCAATGATGTATTCCCCTGTTACATAATAGGGGTTGTAGCCCTCTGTCTGAAACTTCAGTATTTCTTCCTGCCCTGACAATAAACTCCAGGTTGTTTTGGTGGAACCACTATCTGCTATTAGTATCATTCTATTTTATTTATTTGCTAACGCCTTATTTTATGCCCGGCAACAGCATAATATCCAATTGCCAGGTAACAGGGTATCACAATAATATAGGCTAGTTTAGGATTGAAGAGATCAGTTGCATATCCATACAACAGTGGTAATACCGCAGCTCCGGAAATGGCCATCACCAAAAGTGATGATCCTGTTTTGGTGAATTTTCCCAGGCCGGCAATTGCCAGTGGCCAGATCGATGGCCAGATAAGCGAATTAGCCAGTCCAAGCAATGCAACAAAAACTACCGAGGTCAGACCATTGGTAAGAATGGCGATCACTGCGCATACAATACCCAGTAATGCAGAGCCTTTCAGGGCTGCTTCCTGTGAAAGATACCGGGGTATGCAGATGATCCCGATGATATATCCGATCAGCATTCCCACCAGGGTGAATGCCGTAAAGAATTTTGAAGTGGAAAGTGGAATTCCATAATACGCACCATAGCCAATAATACTGTTGCCCGCAATCACTTCCACACCGGTATACAAGAACAATACAAAAACTCCGATGAGAAGATGAGGGAATTGAAAGATGGACGTTTTCTCCGCAAGTGATCCGGTAATGGATTCTGTTTCGGTTTCTTCTTCGTCTACTTCCGGAAGACTGGAAAAATAGATCAAGATCGAAAGAGCTATCAACACAAGGGTGATGATGAGGTAGGGAAGTATCACTTTGCCGGCCAGATCATCCAGTGCAAGAGTTTTCTCTGAAGGAGCGAGTGTGCTTAATTTCTGTTGCAGTGCATCGGCATCGTTCAATATAACGGCGCCAAGGATAAGCGGCGCAATTACACCGGCAATTCCGTTACAGATGCCCATAAAGCTGATCCTCCTTGCTGCACTATCCTTTGGACCGAGGATGGCAACATATGGATTGGAAGCTGTTTGCAGAATCGTCAACCCTGCTCCCTGAACAAACAGTCCCAATAAAAAAACAGGGTATAACCGGTAGATCGCGGCAGGAATGAACAACAAAGATCCCAGGGCCACCAGCAATAATCCGATGGACAATCCATTTTTGAATCCCGTTTTCTTCAATAACCAACCTGAAGGGATACCTGCAATAAAATAAGAAATGTAAAAGGCGAAAGCCACCAGGTAGGATTGAAAATTATTCAGTTCACAGGCTATCTGGAGGTAGGGGATCAGCACAGCACTAAGCCATGTAACAAATCCGAAAATGAAGAACAAAGATCCCACAATGATCAGTGGATTAACGAATGCCTGGTTCTTCGCAGCAGAAGGCATACTATTGGTAATGCTGGTCATGCTAGCGGTGCTGTTGTTTTATTTTTTCCAAAATATCATCATAAACAGATTCCGGGAAAATGGCTGGCTGGCCATACCAGAAAAAAGAATCCATGCCTTCGTACACTCCTTCCCTGATATGTCTTTGTGTGGGCAGGTAGCTGGATACATCATTACAATAGCCTGCAACACTCACCCGTTCCCCAGGCCATATTTTTTTTATTCCGATACTATAATCAGTAACAGCTTCACGGGATAATCCCACCAGTTTCCACGGACCGATATTGATGGTTTGAATATAAACAGGCATAGAAGAGGGCATGGCATGCTCACGGTTCAATTGCAGCATCAGATTGGCCCATCTTACATTCTTTTCTGCATATACATCACCTTCTTTCCCAGCATTCCTTTTACGGAATTCGACCAGTTCTTCTTCTGTCCGGTTCTTTACGGGAAAATTTATTGAGTCCAGGTAGAAGGAAATATTGCCGTTCAATTCTTCGAGCGGACGATCCAGAACAGCGGTGATGTCTTCAGCAAGTTTGGTCCCAGTTGCTGTATGACTTAAATCCATAGGATTGATATCTCCTCCACAACCCTGTATGAATAAGGATTTGCGGATACCGGCATTTTCAGCAAGCCATTTCCTGGTAACACCGGGGTAGTTGGCGCTAATAGTGATCCCCTCTGCGCCTTCATTCTTAAATACAGGATGGCAGCCGGCCAGGAACAGCACTGTTCTTTCTTTATCTTTTTCTCTTACAATTTTTATTACATCAAGATCATCATCATAAGGCAAGGGCGCTTTAGTGAAAGTCCTGTTGCCACCGATGGCTGTTTTACCTCTTCCAAAATAGATCTTGGAAGGTTCCATATGGCGGAGCGCTGCCTGGATGGCGGCTATGAGGGCATGCCTCACTACGCCATATAAGTAAACGCTGTCGGGCTTTTGATTGTGTTCACCCCAGGTCAGCCAGTTCTGTGTTACCGGTGCAAAATGTGTATGAGATGCATTCACCAGTATCGCAGCGGGAGGAATCTTGTTTTTCCTGAGGATTTCCTGTTTTACAGAGGAGATGAAACTTCCGTCGAATCCACATACATCGGTTCCTGCAAGCACTACAATTTGTTTACCTGCTGCCACGGCAAGCGCAGAAACAGAAAGATCTCCATCCGTTCGATGACGACCGGTGTAGATGGTGTTTGACGAATCGATCCCGTAAATAGTATTGCCGGCAATGGCAATGGCTTTCAGTTTTACATCATAGGAGAGGCCATTGTATCTTGCGATCCTGGTTCCAATTGAATGTTCTTTCCCCAGGTCATATTTAATCAGATCATTTTCGGTTGTTAGTGCGTAAAGGGATCCTTTGTATGCGGCCAGGCCCTGGAGATGGGGAATGGTAGTGAGCGTGCTCCATTGCAGCGCTTTCTTTCCCAAAGATGCATAGCTTATTGCTCCGTCATTTGTTGCGATGTAGATACAACTATCCGAAACCGTTAGTGAAACTGTATTGGCAGCGTTCCCGATTTTCTTCCACTTCAATTTTTTTGCAGGAACGGCATACAGCAAATTTCCTGCTTGATCTGCGGCATACCATCCTGCTTTGTTGCCAGCCAATAATCTGATGCCATCTGCATTACCGATGCTTTTCCATGCAGGTTCGCCGTCAATTCCTGAAATCATCAGCTTGCCCTGTGATACAGCTATCAGGTTGTTTGCAGAATTTCCAAATGCTGTGCAATCAACAGCTTCACCTTTCCTGATCCATTCCAGTGTAAACCTGCCATCCCTGGGTGCGCCATAGCCGGCCAGACTTAATGAAAAAGGGTAGGATGGCGGTTCCAGGCTGGTTTGGGCGAAACCTGCACGGTAATTCACCTGGGCGCCCGCAATGGCCATGCTGCCCAGCATCAAACCAATTAATGTTAATCTCGCTACAATCTTCATAGCAACAAATGAATGATTATGGGTTGATAAAAAACATGGTTGTATTGGTGCTTCGCTTACCCGAAGGCGTTACAACAACCACCTTCAATTGTCTTCTTTCACCTTTATGAAGAATGATATGCACTGGCTTATCATACAGGAAATCGGTTTCCCTTGCATCCTGCCCTTCGAAATTGTAATAGATCTTAGCCCCTGTTACGGGTGCTTTCATCTCAATCCTGAATTCTGCTCCATAGAGGGTTGTATCTTTTATTCCAATGGGGCCGGGAATGCGGTATACCTTATCAGTTGTATCCAGCTCCGCTAAATGCAGTGGTAATCTTTTTTCGAAAAAATTGACAGAATCGATTTTCTTCCGCGGGGTCCATGCAATTTCAGCAAGCGCCATCAAACGGGGATAGAGCATATACTCCACCTTCCGGTGTGTGTCCATATGTTCTGTCCAGATAGCTGCTTCCACACCTATGATATGTTTCTTTTCTTCTTCCTTCAGTTCAGCAGGGGTGGGATCGAAGGCAAGCACTTTTTCGATAGGATTGTATCCCCATCCGATAGCCAATGGCTCAAGTTCTCTTTTGCCTTGTATGAAATCGAAGTATACATGGGTTTGTGGCGCCATTACCACATCGTGCCGCTGTTTGGCTGCTTTGATCCCTTCTTCGATATTGCGCCAGCTCATTACTGCTGCATTCGGCGCCAATCCGCCTTCCAGTATTTCATCCCATCCGATGATCTTTCTTCCTTTGGAGTTGACGAATTTTTCTATCCGTTTCACAAAATAGCTTTGCAATTCAAATTCATCTTTCAGCTTCTGGTCCTTGATCCGCTTCTGACAATACCTGCAGGCTTTCCATCTGTCTTTCGGACATTCATCTCCTCCGATATGGATGTATTCCGAAGGGAAGAGTTCCATCACTTCCGTCAATACATCTTCAAGGAATTTGAATGTATTCTCTTTGCCGGCACAGTAAACATCTTCATAGATCCCCCAATGTTCTGCCACTTTAAATGGTCCGGGATTATCGCCGCAAGCCAACTGCGGATATGATGCCAGTGCAGCCAGGGAATGGCCTGGCAATTCTATTTCAGGAATAATGGTCACATGTCTTTCTTTGGCAAAAGCAACAATATCCCTGATCTCATCCTGGGTATAGAAACCGCCGTACGGAATATGATCGATACCGCTCAGCGAATCAACATAATGACTGACCTGGCTTCCTGCCCTGTATGCGCCTACTGATGTGAGTTTCGGATATTTCTTTATTTCAATCCGCCAGCCATGATCTTCGGTCAGGTGCCAGTGATAGACATTCATCTTGTATTTGGCAAGCATTTCTATCTGGCTTTTGATGAAGGATACCGGGTAAATATGGTAGCCAACATCCTGCATGATGCCGCGGTAGGAATAGCGGGGCTTATCGTTGATTTCAGCACATTTCAACCGGATATTTCCATTGTTGTTATGGACCAGTTGCATCATGGTTTGAACTCCGTAGAACAATCCTGTTTCATTTCCTGCAACAACAATGGCTGCGGGATCGATCGACAGGGTATAGGATTCATCCTTATTGCTTCGCCCGCGCTCATGGGAAAAATATATACTGTTCTTTACATTGTTCCTGGAAGTTTTTTCCTGTACCAATGCAATGCCATAGTTCTTTAAAATAAAGCTGGCAAACAAGGACGCTTTCTTTTTGGAGGGCTCATCGGTATACAGGAGCAGCGTGTTGGGGCCGATAGTGAAATAACCATCCTTCACCATCATGTTTTCAGGCATCGGTATTACTCCCGGCTCAGGCGATTGAGCCTGGGAGTAATTGGATATGATCAGCAACAAAAGACCGGTTAAAATATTCCTGCAGTACATCGCTCAATAATTTAGTGTTTGGCACTTACCAGATTTTCGAGCGCTTTCTTCACGCTGCCATGTTTCAGCAATATTGATTTTGCTGCTTCGTAATCGGAGATATCTGATTTTTGCATCAGCATGTTCACGCCCCGATCGATGATCTTGTCGTTGATAAGTTTTACGTTCACCATATTGTTGCCTTCCACTCTGCCCAACTGGATCATTACAGTAGTTGAAATAATATCGAATATCATTTTTTGTGCAGTGCCACATTTCATACGCGTGCTTCCGGTGATGAATTCAGGACCGGTGATCACTTCAACAGGAAAATCGGAAGATGCTGCAATGGGGGACTGGCGGTTGCTGACAATGCACCCTGTGGTGATATGCTGCTCACGGCATTTCTTCAATGCCGCCAGTACAAAAGGTGTTGTTCCACTGGCTGAAATACCCACTACGATATCTTTGGAAGAAATATCCAGTTTTTGTAATTCCTTCCATCCTTCTTCTATATCGTCTTCTTTTTCTTCGAGTGCATCAACGAGGTTCCTTACGCCCCCGGCGAGCACTACATTGAACACGCCTTCTTCCACACCATAGGTGGTTGGTAGTTCGATTACATCCAGCACAGAAAGCCTGCCGCCACTGCCCGCGCCCAGGTAGAACATCCTGCCGCCGGATTTCACTTTTTCAACGATAGCATTAATAAGACTGTTCAACTGCGGCATGGACGCTTCAATGGCCAGCGCCACTTTCTTATCTTCAGTATTGATACAGGCCGTGATTTCTTCAATAGACTTCTGCTCCAGGTTGTTGTATAAAGACGGCTGTTCAGTGATCCTTGTCATGATATTGTTTTTTACTTTTCGATTATTGTAGGTCTGGTTATTTTTTCAATAGTTCGGGATTGTCTTTGTATTCTTTCGCAATTTTGGCGGCGTATTTTTTATACATCTCCGTCGAAACTGCAATGGGATCTCCCTGTGGCGCGTCAGGATACATTTCATTTCCGTTCACCCATTTCCATTCCCATTCTTTTATTCTTTCATCGAATACTTTCTGGTTGAACTCTGTTCCTGTTTTCAGAATGCGGCCGGCATCATCTATGAACATCTCCCAGCGTTTCTTATAAAATCCGCTGAAGAGCCCGGACCAATACCTGTATGCATACTCGTGCAATACGGCATCTTTACCTCCCCATAATGTGATGAGGTTACGTGCATTTTTTTCGTAAAGTCTTTTTTCCTGTTCATTGGTTCCCCATTTTTTTGCATCGTTGAGCCAAACGCCCAGCAGCAGGTCTTTACGGGTAGCCATCAGCTTATCCATATCATCTATCAGTTCCAGGAATGCGGCTGTATTCTTTTTGAAAGCAATGCTGTTGCGGCTCTTGAAGTTTTGAGCAAAGCGTTGCTGAAGCACTGTTGCATAGTTGGCCATCACCTGGCGTGCAACAGCTACGAGATCATATTGATAACAATCGTTGGCGCCGAATCTCTTAGATGCCTTCATCAAGGATGTCCATGATTGCAGGAATTCTGCAGGATCATAAGGGATATCGGTGGCAGCCCAGTCATTGTCTTTATTGAAAGTTGGACGGGCAATGATGATGGATTCATAATTCCCTTCAAAGGAGTAAGCGGTATTTTTCAATATCCTCCAGGCTTCTTCTGTGTCTTTGTTTCGTTTTCCATAACGGCGCTCAGCGTATTTGACCAGCCATTTATCAAGGTCGATGGGTTGATTGTCCCATACATGGTCCAGCATCAGTGAATACACAACCGGGTTTTGTTCGATGCCTTCAGGCACCAGGCCGATGCCCAGCATGTTTCCTGCATTTGGATCGTGCACCATTTCTGCCGGTTCCTTTGCCAGGTAGGCAAGGTTGCCATACAGGGAATTCCTTCCTCCGAAATTGTGCAGCATGGACC
This portion of the Pseudobacter ginsenosidimutans genome encodes:
- a CDS encoding family 43 glycosylhydrolase, which codes for MRKLPFFPRLFQLICSLCIFFSVHDKVHAQASGNPILQGYEADPDIQYFNGKYYIYPTGGNYFKAFSSTDLTNWVFEGVIFDLGPQCSWANVNGWAPHVVFRNNQYYFYYTAEAKIGVAVGPSPIGPFTDLGYPLIGSDPFITDIIDPAVFVDNDGQAYIYYGGSAQSKMVIRKLASNMTSFIGGPTLATPQYYTEAPHMLKRGSTYYLSYSNGSWANSTYNVRYSTSNSPMGPWTYRGVILQNWGPFTGNGHASIMHRPGCGDDYEDEYFIVYHRYQNGDYTTRRVCIDRLYFTNALIMPVYPTWAGMPARPNDPEGMGCIVPNTIPNGTYRIVSKMTTATGQPLVLDIFNCSTSRSADIGTWTPTSCPGQRWQLTYLDGFYTIVSQQPTHYALDLTGCNINEGAPLGLWDNNGNPCQQYRLEPVGGGYYRIMNRVSSYVLDIGACSNVPGADVTHWRWKGLDCQLWKFEPISASAATVAGAPTYTVKTYPNPAKTELNIVMEPVLDAGKSAGYGTDNKGFTFALYNTNGALVAKGKSPGESTSAKVDTRKLPKGNYFLKVNKGSEQVEKQIIVIDQ
- a CDS encoding glycoside hydrolase 5 family protein, translated to MKILHSITIAAITAGILWSTGCRENVEKKETTGSPVRNVWSAAQANEWYAKQKWMVGANFIPSTAINQLEMWQKGTFDTATIAKELGWAASIGFNTMRVYLHHMAWNQDKQGFKDRVASYLDIADSKGIKTIFVIFDDCWNKDPKPGTQPSPKTGIHNSGWMQDPGDPYYKDSTLFPELETYVKDIISHFGKDHRIVLWDVYNEPGNSGKLDSSLPLLENVFKWARAANPDQPLTAGLWAWDFEKLNQVQIENSDVITYHDYEDAPWHKRVIELLKTHGKPLICTEYMARTRNSYFSNILPMLKEKNIGAINWGLVAGKTNTIYAWDTPMNDGSEPPLWFHDVFRKDGTPYKKEETDLIRQLTAAGK
- a CDS encoding beta-N-acetylhexosaminidase encodes the protein MLLIISNYSQAQSPEPGVIPMPENMMVKDGYFTIGPNTLLLYTDEPSKKKASLFASFILKNYGIALVQEKTSRNNVKNSIYFSHERGRSNKDESYTLSIDPAAIVVAGNETGLFYGVQTMMQLVHNNNGNIRLKCAEINDKPRYSYRGIMQDVGYHIYPVSFIKSQIEMLAKYKMNVYHWHLTEDHGWRIEIKKYPKLTSVGAYRAGSQVSHYVDSLSGIDHIPYGGFYTQDEIRDIVAFAKERHVTIIPEIELPGHSLAALASYPQLACGDNPGPFKVAEHWGIYEDVYCAGKENTFKFLEDVLTEVMELFPSEYIHIGGDECPKDRWKACRYCQKRIKDQKLKDEFELQSYFVKRIEKFVNSKGRKIIGWDEILEGGLAPNAAVMSWRNIEEGIKAAKQRHDVVMAPQTHVYFDFIQGKRELEPLAIGWGYNPIEKVLAFDPTPAELKEEEKKHIIGVEAAIWTEHMDTHRKVEYMLYPRLMALAEIAWTPRKKIDSVNFFEKRLPLHLAELDTTDKVYRIPGPIGIKDTTLYGAEFRIEMKAPVTGAKIYYNFEGQDARETDFLYDKPVHIILHKGERRQLKVVVVTPSGKRSTNTTMFFINP
- a CDS encoding N-acetylglucosamine kinase, which translates into the protein MILIADSGSTKTTWSLLSGQEEILKFQTEGYNPYYVTGEYIIESLSSSLPERIDPAGIRQLFFYGAGCEEDRIAIMNRSLAGVFPNAEVFVFMDLLAAARGLLGDQPGFVSILGTGSNTCIYDGEKIVHHIDSLGFILGDEGSASSLGRKVLQDYLRGTMPAAVAQRFNNSYGISREEIFNNVYTKPLANRYCAGFCKFLQLDCDYSRNTIRAGFRQFFGNLVALYPDYASYSFNCSGTVGFVFSELLEEVAAEFGMKTNKVLTGPIEGLVAYHSQ
- a CDS encoding sugar MFS transporter gives rise to the protein MTSITNSMPSAAKNQAFVNPLIIVGSLFFIFGFVTWLSAVLIPYLQIACELNNFQSYLVAFAFYISYFIAGIPSGWLLKKTGFKNGLSIGLLLVALGSLLFIPAAIYRLYPVFLLGLFVQGAGLTILQTASNPYVAILGPKDSAARRISFMGICNGIAGVIAPLILGAVILNDADALQQKLSTLAPSEKTLALDDLAGKVILPYLIITLVLIALSILIYFSSLPEVDEEETETESITGSLAEKTSIFQFPHLLIGVFVLFLYTGVEVIAGNSIIGYGAYYGIPLSTSKFFTAFTLVGMLIGYIIGIICIPRYLSQEAALKGSALLGIVCAVIAILTNGLTSVVFVALLGLANSLIWPSIWPLAIAGLGKFTKTGSSLLVMAISGAAVLPLLYGYATDLFNPKLAYIIVIPCYLAIGYYAVAGHKIRR